A section of the Cytophagales bacterium genome encodes:
- a CDS encoding T9SS type A sorting domain-containing protein, whose amino-acid sequence MMKKSLFIAVFVIGTFTGNLFAQQRYLDEVFTSVTVTSNDTFGNNLALVGTDTIPQDLLVDIYEPDISLADTLTERPLIIFLHTGSFLSTALVCTGSKTDSATVEMCTQFAKRGYVVAAMGYRLGWNPFEPLQQERLRGLLNALYRGIQDARTCVRWFRKNYETGGNTYGIDTSKFIMFGQGTGGLISYGCATLDKFQEMGLLRFLDSTGQSVVDTSLSGDMYGCWNRPLNMENNCAYSSKIHMAVSYGGALLDTNWLEAGDVPMIALHSPSDPFAPYKTGVDTGIVICPMMCQHVVEVHGTHDVIRIANYLGNNDVLLNGSFTDCWSNRADAVNEGVQGVFPIVVGTAGESTVEWWDPASPGCSPDPDMSKCKGLNYIDTIMGYVNPRIACVLGLASCNYSKACPSQPVCITGIEDEISLNNQVTIYPNPANTSLIIHSKDPSDPILVIELYNATGQMVRRVFNVNITSRYALKRKGLPNGLYMIKVKTKEGNTMKKVVFE is encoded by the coding sequence ATGATGAAAAAATCACTATTTATTGCTGTATTTGTAATAGGTACATTTACAGGCAATCTCTTTGCCCAGCAAAGATACCTGGATGAAGTATTTACAAGTGTAACGGTAACATCAAATGATACTTTTGGTAATAATTTAGCCTTGGTAGGTACTGATACAATTCCACAAGATTTATTGGTGGATATTTATGAGCCGGATATATCGTTAGCAGATACCCTAACAGAAAGACCATTGATCATTTTTTTGCACACAGGCAGCTTTCTATCAACTGCGTTAGTATGCACTGGATCAAAGACTGATAGCGCTACTGTTGAAATGTGCACTCAATTTGCAAAAAGAGGGTATGTTGTAGCAGCAATGGGTTATCGCCTTGGCTGGAATCCTTTTGAACCACTACAGCAGGAGCGGCTCAGGGGTTTGTTAAATGCTCTCTATCGTGGAATACAGGATGCTAGAACCTGTGTCCGGTGGTTTAGGAAAAATTATGAAACAGGTGGTAATACTTATGGTATTGATACATCTAAGTTCATAATGTTTGGACAAGGCACCGGGGGATTGATATCTTACGGTTGCGCAACTTTAGACAAATTCCAGGAAATGGGGTTGCTTAGATTTTTAGATTCTACCGGCCAATCGGTTGTGGATACCTCCCTTTCGGGTGACATGTATGGCTGCTGGAATCGACCGTTAAATATGGAAAATAATTGTGCTTACAGTTCAAAAATCCATATGGCAGTTAGTTATGGAGGCGCTTTACTAGATACCAACTGGTTAGAAGCTGGTGATGTGCCAATGATTGCTTTGCACAGTCCAAGTGATCCTTTTGCCCCTTATAAAACAGGAGTAGACACAGGAATAGTTATCTGTCCTATGATGTGCCAACATGTGGTTGAAGTGCATGGCACCCACGATGTTATTAGAATAGCGAATTATTTAGGAAATAATGACGTTTTATTGAATGGTTCATTTACTGATTGTTGGTCAAATCGTGCGGATGCAGTAAATGAAGGTGTCCAGGGCGTGTTTCCAATAGTTGTAGGTACTGCGGGAGAATCAACTGTTGAATGGTGGGATCCTGCCAGCCCTGGTTGTAGTCCAGATCCAGATATGAGTAAATGCAAAGGATTAAATTATATTGATACGATTATGGGATATGTGAATCCACGTATTGCATGTGTTTTGGGTTTGGCAAGCTGCAATTATTCAAAAGCATGTCCTTCTCAACCTGTATGCATTACTGGCATAGAAGATGAAATCTCACTAAACAATCAAGTAACCATCTACCCCAACCCAGCGAACACCTCGCTAATCATCCACAGCAAGGATCCTTCAGACCCGATCCTTGTCATAGAGTTGTATAATGCAA